The genomic interval CCCAGATGTGGCGACGAGTCTGCGGATCCAGACCGATGGTCGGTTCGTCGAGGAAGAGCACCTTGGGGTGGTGCAGAAGCCCGCGGGCAATCTCGAGCCGCCGCTTCATGCCGCCGGAAAAGGAGCGGACGTCCTCGCGCACCTTCTCAGTCAGGTCGACCATCTCGAGAAGTTCGGCCGCGCGCTCGGCGAACACGTCTCGGGGCACGTCGTAAAGCATCGCGTGGAACTGCAGGTTCTGCCAGCCGGTGAGGCGCTCGTCAAGCGTCGGGTCCTGGAAGATCAGGCCGATCGAGCGTCGCACCTCCGCCTGCTGCGTCGCCACGTCAAAGCCGTTCACGACCGCCGACCCGCCGGACGGCTTCAACAGGGTGCAGAGCATGTTGATGGTCGTG from Coriobacteriia bacterium carries:
- a CDS encoding ATP-binding cassette domain-containing protein, with the translated sequence MDVIRVSDLVRKFDEFTAVNGVSFNVAEGEIFGFLGPNGAGKSTTINMLCTLLKPSGGSAVVNGFDVATQQAEVRRSIGLIFQDPTLDERLTGWQNLQFHAMLYDVPRDVFAERAAELLEMVDLTEKVREDVRSFSGGMKRRLEIARGLLHHPKVLFLDEPTIGLDPQTRRHIW